The nucleotide window TGGCCGAACGCAGGAATATAACCGCTACAATGATGGCCAGCAGCAGCCCTATCCACAGGCAGTCAGTAACACTCCGGATGGCGTCCCGCACAAAATCGGCCTGTACATAGTAGGGCGCTATCTTCACCTGTGCGGGCAATGTTTTGCGCAAAGCGGTGAGCTGCCGTTCCATTCTGTCGGACAGATCTATCAGGTTGGCATTGGGTTGTTTAATCACCGCTATCAGCACACCTTCACGGCCGTTGGCGTTTACCTTGATATATTCTTTGGCTTCGCGGATGCCTACGGCCGCAATGTCTTTCAGCAAAACGATACGTTGACCGTTGTTGCTGATCACGATGTTTTCCAGCTGTTGCCGGTTGCTGACCTGCGCATCAGTGACCGTCAGGTACAACAACCGGTAGTCCGTCAGGTAACCGTTGGACCGGATAAAATTGGTCTGGTTCAGCGCATTGCCGATCATCTCCGGTGTAATGCCCAGCGTATTCATTTTACCACGGTCCAGCACCACCCAGTATTCTTTAGTTTTACCACCGATAATACGGATCTCGGCCACGCCTTCCACCTGCGAGAGAAACGGTTTTATCGTATAGGAGGCCAGGTATTTAAGGTCTATCGGCGAAAGGCCGGCGCCTTCCAGCGTATATCCACTGACGGGAAGTATGGATGGGTTCATTCTTTCCACACGGATGCTGATATCAGGCGGCAGCGTGTTTTTTATTTCTTCGATCCTGGCGGATATACGTTGCTGACTGATATCAATGTCAGCATTCCAGTCCATAAACGCAGATATCTCGCAACTGCCGCGGCTGGTGATGCTTCTGATCGTTTGCAGGTCCGGTACCTGTTTGATGGCCAGCTCCAGCGGCCGGGTGACGGTGATCATCATTTTATTGACCGGCTGCTGCCCCGCCTCTGCAATGATTTTGATTTTCGGGAAAGTGATCTCCGGGAAAAGCGCAGACTGGATTTTGCTGTATGCAAACAGGCCTCCCATGATGATGATGGCAGTCAACACCGCGATAGGATTCTTGTAAGCGACAAAATACTGTTTCATGCGCTAGTGATTAATGATGATGACCCTGGCCGTATCCGGCAGTCCGTAGTTACCACTCACCAGCACCCTGTCCTGTGAAGTGAGGGCGGGTGATAACACTTCTACCCTGTCGCCGGCTTCCAGCCCTTTTTGTACCGGCACCTTCACAGCTGTCATGCTGTCCTTCAGCTTCATAATCCAGTAGTCTGTCTGGGATTCATTGGTGAGCAGTGCTGCGCGGGGCAACAGTACTGCATCTGTTTTCCTGGATTTGATCAGTATTACTTTGGCCACCAGGTTTTCCGGTATCAGTTTATGGGTGGTGATACGTACTACATAGTGTTGTGTTTGTGCCACTGAATCTACGCTGGGCAGGGCTTCCCCCAGGTGTCCTGTCAGCCTTTGTCCATCGGGCAGTTGCAGCTGCAACATGCGGTTGTCCTGCAGGTAAGGTGTCAGTTCATAAGGCAGGTTCAGTATAAAAACGAAGCTCCTGTCATCTGAAATAGTAGCCAGCTGTTCTCCGTCCTGTACGTAGTTGCCTGCCTGATAGGCCAGCTGGGTGATATACCCGTTACCGGTGGCGCGTATGGGTATCAGCCCTGTAAAGCGGAAGGAGGAATCAAGCCGGTTGATGGTATTGCCCAGGTTTTCTGCTTCTTTTGTTTTGAGGGAGAAGAGCACCTGACCGCTGGAAACATGTTGCCCGAGTTTTACATTGGCTGTTTGCAGGTAACCGTTGGCCACGGCCTTGACAAGGGTTTTAAGCAGGAAGGTAGCGGTAGCGTTCAGGACTACGGTATCCTCCACAGTACCCGTGACGGGGGACGCTACGGTAACGGGCGTACCGGTGTTGGCCGGTGTTTCCTCCGGAAGCCTGCCGTGGCAGGCAGTTACCATCATGATCGTCCATATGCCCAGTCCTGTTTTGATATTCATGGCAGCCTAATTAATACGGTTCCAGTAGTTCAGCTGGTTGATCAGCTGATATTTATTAATAGTGTTGAGGGTGATGATATTTTTTGCATTGAGATAATTATTAATAGCGATGATATAATCTGCAATCCTAACATCACCACTCATCAACAGTTTACGGTTGGCCTGTATCAGCCCTTCCGCATATTTTATCCGGGCGCCTGCCTGGTCTATCAGTTGCTGGGCGGCCTGCAATTGTTGTGTTAACTGCTGTATCAGTTGCCGGTACCGTTGCATAAAAAAATCCTGGTATCCTCTCCGTGTGTGTTCAGAGAGGGTTATTTTATCGTGTTGCATTTTTCGTTGTTTACCGTCGTAGATGGGTACGGTAAGGCTGACACCGGCGCTGATGCCTATATTTTTATAGGGGTCCACTGCCAGAGTGCTGTTATATCCTCCATCTGCGAAAAGGCTGACTCTGGGGTGGTAGTTATAATCGATTTGAGCGTCGCTGTTTTTCAGTTGCAGGCTATCGAGCTGGAATTTCCGGAAGAAGATGGTGTTTTCCGGTCCGGGTATATTTTCCGGCTGCAGGACGGGGTCCGGCAGTTCATGAAAAGAGGTATCCGTCAGGCCGCAGAGGTAATTGAGCAGGGCGTAGTTGTTCTGGTACTGTGCCTGCAGTTGTTTCACCAATAATTCCTGTTGTTGCAAGGTGACGAGGAAGGTGAGGTAATCTGTTTGTTTGTAGGTCCCTGCCCTGGTGAGCTGAATCAGCAGGGAGGATTCTTCCTGCAGAAGTTTCAGTACGTCCTGGTTGAACAGGTACTGGGCCCAGTCGCCATAGGCGGTAATATATTGTGCGGTGATATTTTTTTTCAGTTCCTGGCTGGTGATGGCGGCGGTGTTGCGGGTAGTTTCATTTTGCAGGGAGATGGCGCGGAACTGGTTTTCGATGTTGCGTTTTCCCACGAACAGGCGGGAGGCCGAAACGAGGGCACTTACCTGGGCGCCGTTGCTGATGGCGTTATCATAGCCATAGCCGTGGATAGTGGGCGCATAGGTGCTGGTGCTGTTACCGTTGACCAGGAATCCGTAGCTGGCACGGAGGCGCATGCTGTCTATAGCGGCAGACAGCAGTTGATTTTGATAGTCTTTTAACAGGGGGCTGTTGACCATCCCCTGTTCCAGGAAGTATTGTATGTTCCGTTCCTGTGCCTGTATCTGGGTTAGTATCAACAGCAGCAGGAGCGTTGTCCTGATTTTTTTCATGACGCGGCATTGGGAAATACGTTGAGACTATAACAATAACGCTGTGGTTTGTTAAAGGTTAATGGAAGATGGGGATTAAGACAGTTATTCAGCCATGGCAGGGCGTGCCGGGCTGCTGGAGATTATTTCCATGGATTGTGGGGTCATGGGGGGATCTGATTTTTTTCTGATGATGATGACTTTACCGGATATTTCCCAGGAGAAATTGAGGGGACTGAGGAGGTCATCGAGTAGTTTGGTGAGTTCGGTATCGGCAGCGTGGAGGGATACCTTCATGTCGTAGGAACCGGAGTTGCTGCCGAAGAAAGTGAGGCCGGTTTGTCTGCTGATCAGTTTAAAGACATCTTTGAGGGGTGTATTGCGTACATTGACTCGGACTTTTACTTTTTCGGCCTGGTCTGAGGAATGTTGATGGGAGAAGGCTGCGAGGGGAAGCCAGAGTAGGACGATCCAGGTCGTCTTGCGGAGGGAAGTCTGGTGAGGTAAATATTTGAGCATATTGTTAGGAGCTGGAAAAATACCGGCAAGGGTTTCAATATAATCTTTATACAATCAGACTGAAATTCATCACATCCTTTTGAACGAGTTGACCGGTAAAAAGTACTATGAAGGGAGATGATTTTGTTGTGCACCCCAAGTTCGGGTAACTAAATAATGCTTTACAATTGCTTAACAAACGTGATGAGGTAGTGCCTGTTTTGTGGTTGTGATAATAGTTTAACTTGCTAACAGGATTTTACAAAAAAATAATATAACAACTATCTGAGAGACCCCTGACCTTTTGACTAAAAATTCCCGGATAACCATTACTGATACGTGGAGACTTAATTTGACCGGAATGTTATGTAAAACAACTACTACTACATTTTAAAGGGGGAAATGATGGAATCATACACTGATGTGCAATTGGTAACTGATCTGAAGATCGGGAGCGAATGGGCATTTACGCAGATTTACAACCGTTACTACCGGCGTTTGCATGTGGAAGCCAACTTCCTGTTGAAAGATTCCGAGGAGGCGGCCGATGTGGTACATGATGTGCTGATTATCATCTGGAACAGGAGGGATAAGCTGGCAGACAATCTCCACCTGAAGAGTTATCTGATCACCTGTATTAAGAATAAGTGTATGGACCGGATACGGCGTAATGCGGTAAAGGACCGGAACGTACATATGTATATGCATTTGAAGGAGATGACGGTCAACTTCAATCCTATGGAGCGGAAGGAGCTGTCGCTTCAGATGGCGAATGCCATTAACGCGTTGCCTGTGGGGCAGCGTACTGTATTTGAAATGTCCTACCTGGAAGATAAAACCCAACGTGAAATTGTAGCAGAAAAACACCTATCGCTGCAAACTGTCAAAAACCAAATGAGTACCACCCTCAGAATTCTCAGGAAAAAATTAAAATCTTCCCACGACCTATAGTACTTTTTGTCGTGTACTCCGTTAATATGGTAATATCCGGATCAAGATGGATTATGAAAAAATACGGGAACTGACTTTTGACGAGCTGTTGGGCACTATCAGCGACGAAGAGAAGGCATTGCTTTACAACGCTATTGAAGCAGATTCCCAAGCACGCAGTATCTGGGAAAGCATACACGGGGACAGGCCCCGTTTGCTGGCTGATGCAAGCGAAAGCTTTGCACAACACCCCGTTGAAGAGGTCCTCACCAACCTCCACAAACGGAGCAGGATTCTTTATGTAAGGAAAGCCTGCAGTATTGCAGCAGCCTGCCTGCTGGCCATCACCGGCAGCTGGTATCTGCTCAGGCATTACACAAACAATGGGCAACAGCCTGTTGCAGCACTCCGGAACAACATGGATTCCACCATCCGCCTGGTAACGGCAGATGGCAAAACCATAGATCTCAGTGCTGACTCATCCGGCATACAGGTAGACCATACCATTTTAAACAACACACATCAAACGCTGAGCATCGATGCCCGCCACCAAACCGGCAGCGGGATGAATACACTCACCGTTCCCCATGGGAAAGACTACAATCTCCTGCTGGCAGACGGTACCCAGGTACAGCTGAACGCAGGTACTACCATCAGCTTCCCGTTCAGCTTCAACGGCACCAAACGTGAAGTGACCGTTAACGGAGAAGCCTACTTCCAGATTGCCGCCAAAGCAGAGCAGCCTTTTATCGTGCATCTGCCAGGCAATACGATCAGTGTCCTGGGAACAGCCTTTAATATCAACACCTACGACTCCGGCTCCGTAAAAGTAGCCCTGGTTGAAGGTGCTGTGAAAGTAGCCTCCTCCCGGCAGAACGAAGTCCTCAAACCAGGCTTTGAAATCACCAGCAGCAACACGGGTATGACAACAGCTACCTTCGACCCGGATAAAGTATTGAGCTGGCGCACAGGCGTATACACTTTCGAAAATGCCTCCCTGCAGGAACTAGCCCCTGTCATACTGCGGTGGTACGGCATTATTGTAATGATGGACAACCAAAGAGTTAGTAGCAGACGCTTCTTCGGAATCATAGACAGGAACCAACCCCTGCAGGCTTTTCTCCACAACCTGGAAGCAGCAGACGGTGTAAAATCCCATTATGATCAAAATGGTATCCTCCACTTTGAGTAGATATCCATACCAGCCAAAATAACCTGCTGCGGTCTCTTAACACCCCGCAAAGCTTATATTTTATATACATCGTTAATGTAAGTACCTTAACCGACCTTAAACATGTTACGACAAATCAGCACTGCATTCCTCGTTATCGGATGCACTACCCTCAGTATCCTCGCGTCCGGCCAGACGTCCGATTCCTGGAAAATGAAACCTTCCCCACTGCAAACAAGGTGGGCCAAAGATGTCAAACCATCCAGCGTCCTGCCCGAATATCCCCGCCCACAAATGGTGCGGTCCGGATGGGAGAACCTCAATGGCCTCTGGAACTATACCATCACCAGCGCGGCTGAACAAACACCTCCCACCACCTACAGCAACCAGATACTCGTCCCATTCCCGCTGGAATCTGCCCTCTCTGGTGTCGGCAAAACATTACAGCCCGACCAGCGCCTGTGGTATAAACGGACTTTCAACAAACCAGCCTCCAAAGGAAAAGACAAAACCATACTCCACTTCGGTGCGGTAGATTATAACACCACCGTATTCCTCAACGGGAAAAAAATCGGTGAACATACCGGCGGATATACCGGCTTCAATATCGATATCACCGAACACCTGAAAGATAAAAACAATGAACTGGTAGTGTCTGTACTCGACCCTACCGATCAGGGCGACAACCCTCATGGCAAACAGGTATTGCAGCCCCGCAACATCCTCTACACCGGCAGCAGCGGCATCTGGCAGACCGTATGGCTTGAAACCGTACCCCCTGTATATATCGCCGACCTGAAAATGGTGCCGCAGATAGATCAGCAACGACTCGATATCCAGGTTAACACCGATGGTAACGCCAACGGCTATACCGTAGAAGCCATCGCCAGCAGCAAGGGAAATGTCATCGGCAGCATAAAAGGTAAACCCAATACCGACCTGCAACTGTCTGTACCCAATCCTCAACTCTGGTCTCCTAACACCCCTTTCCTCTACGATCTCTCCGTTAGACTGCTCTACAACAACAAAGTAGTTGATACGGTAGCATCCTACTTCGGTATGCGCAAAATAGAAATCAAAAAAGATGAAAACGGCCAGGAACGCATCTTCCTGAACGGTAAATATACCTACAACCTCGGCGTGCTCGACCAGGGCTTCTGGCCCGACGGGCTCTATGCGGCCCCCACAGACGAGGCCCTCAAATTTGATATTCTCGCGGTGAAATCCATGGGCTTCAACACCATCCGTAAACACGTAAAAGTAGAACCAGACCGCTGGTACTATCACTGCGACCGCGAAGGGATCCTCGTATGGCAGGATATGGTTACTTGTCCCAATACCACCGTCAGCTCCAGAAAAAACTTTGAAAAGGAAAATATCGCTACCGTCGCCCAACTCTATAACCACCCTTCCATCGTATGCTGGGTGCTGTTCAACGAAGGCTGGGCACGTTACGATCAGCAACGACTCACCGAAGCCATGAAACAGATGGACCCCTCCCGTCTGATCAACGGCCACACCGGTGAAAACTATGATCGTGAATCGCCTAAAGACCCCAACGAAAAATGGAAAAGCAGTGACCTCACCGACGTTCATGAATACCCCGGCCCAGGCATCTCTCCATCCCTCCCCGGCAAAGCAAGAGTACTCGGTGAATGGGGTGGTGTACAGGTAAGAACACCCAACCACCAATGGAACGCGGCAGAAGGATGGGGTTATATCACCAGTACAGCGGCCGGCTTTACCCGCAAATACGAACTCATGAACAAACACCTGAAGCTATATGAAGAAGAAGGATTAAGCGGCTCTATCTACACCGAACCCTTTGACGTGGAAACAGAAGAAAACGGCCTTGTCTCCTACGACCGCGAAGTAGTTAAAATACCCGTGGCCCGGTTAAGGCAGATACACGGCATCCTCGTACCTCCTACCAGTGACGTGGCGGCCGCTTTTATCGTAAAAGATATTGACACCACCAATCCGAACAATAATTACACCGCCCTGCTAGAAGAATACCGGAAAGGCAAAAAAGATCCGGCATTTCTGCAGCAACTGGCACAAATGGCTGCCAGTGTAAATGATAAATCCAATGCGGTTAAAATCGCCAATGATTTTATCGCACAGCTGAAAGCTCCATACACTAACAGCCAGTTGGCATTTATCAGTAAATTCACTACCAGCAGCCGTGACAAAGGATTTCAGCTACTCCTGGCCAATCGTGAACAAATCAACCAGGCACTGGGACAACGTCAGGCAGACCGAAAACTGATGGGCATCATCTTTGGCGAAGAGATCCAGCCATATGTGCAGGACGCCGCCGCCACACCCGACTGGAACAAAATAGAAGCAAAAACCAAACAATACGGCGCCCCCGGAGAAGAAATATTCCTGCGCGCCAAAACCATTCATCTGCTGAATCAGAAAGATTACGACAACTTCGCCACCACGGCAGACCAATACGTGGGTAAATGTGCCGCCTACATTTCAGCCAATGAGCTCAACACCTACGCATGGACCGTGTTTGAAAATCTCTCTGATCCCACTCATCTCAACAATGCGGCCAATTGGTGTCAGCATCTGCTGAAAGCAGGCGATAATCCGGCCTACATCGACACATACGCCAATGTGCTCTATAAAGCCGGTAAAAAAGAAGATGCAATCGCCTATGAAGAAAAAGCCGTTCAACTGGCACCATCAAGTGACAAAATGAATTATCAGGACACCCTGGATAAAATGAAAAAAGGTGAAAAAACCTGGAAATAAAATGAAACCTGCAGCAGCATATTATGAAATGTCATTACTGGCCGCTGCTCATTTTAACGTCCAGCCCTTTCTGGCGGATTATGTCATGGTACACACGCTTTTCCCGCTGTGTTATGAGACCGCCGCACATTATATGGAAAAAGGTGCCCTCAGGAGGTTGTTACTCAACACCCTGGGGCACTTCCGGGTGACAGAGGACCGCAGACAGCTGTACCTCAGCTTCGAAAACGGGTATACACTCGCTCATTTCAACAGCGATATTACCTGGACCGAATTCTTTGCCGGTGGCTCCGTTCCCTTTGAAGGCCCCATCCTGAACAAGATCAGGGCCCAGTATAAAGACTGGGGCCTGTAACTGCGATGACCGAAGCGAGTATTATGATGCTCCCTTCGGTCATCACAGTTATAACCATTCCTCCGGCACATCTGCCAGTTCCTGTACAATATTCAGGGTAGGTAAAAAAGTAAAACGCAACTGCAGGTTGTTGATGGCTGTCAACAGTCGGCGTAGCCAGTGAGACGAACTGGAATCGATGAACTCAAACAATTCGGGATAAAAACGCCGCATGCCCAGCAGATAAAAGCCCCCATGCTGAGCAGGACCTATGACCACCTCATTCCGTTTCAGGATGGCAAAAGCTTCATTCAGCAGCTCCGGGGAAAGATGCGGACAGTCCATACCAATCATCACCACTTCCTGATAGCCCGTCGCAAATGCCAGGTTAAAGGCAAGCGACATGGATTCTCCGGGGCTATGGGCCAGTCTGGGGAAAATGATATATTCTTCCCATAGTCCGAAATCACTTTTATCTTCCAGCACCACATATTTATCCATGGTAGTATAGGATGCTATTTCCTGTGTGTGAATCAGCAAATGGTGGAATATCTCGCGGGTTTTAAAATCGCCTACAGAGGCTTTGAGCCGGGTATTAGCCACAGTGGTTTCCTTGTCTCTCGCAAGGACGATCAGTGCCTGGTTGAACTCTATCATATGGGCCAGGATTTTTTAGAGGTTAGCGTACCAACAATTTACGCGTTTCGAGGGGTAAAGGTTGTCTGATGATTGTTAATAAAAGCTTTTAGCATTCATTATTTTTGTTAATCTTTCCAGGATAACTTCTTATTTACCCGTCTGCTATATCCCCATTAAAATCCTGTAAAAACAGTAAATTGTCCGATATTTGTTACCCTATTTCAACTTTTTATGAAAGTTTGCATTGCAGAAAAACCAAGTGTGGCCAGAGATATAGCAGAAGTAATCGGTGCGAAGCAACGCAGGGATGGCTACTACGAAGGCAATGGCTACCAGGTAACCTGGACTTTCGGCCATTTTTGTACACTGAAGGAACCACACGATTATTACGAACAATGGAAGTTCTGGCGGTTGGAAGACCTCCCCATGATCCCTCCCAGCTTTGGCATCAAACTCATCGAGAATGAGGGCGTACAGAAACAGTTCAAGGTCATAGAAGGACTGGTACAACAATGTGACGAAGTGATCAACTGCGGGGATGCCGGGCAGGAAGGAGAGCTCATACAACGATGGGTACTGCTCAAAGCCAAATGTAGCGCTCCTGTAAAAAGACTGTGGATATCTTCCCTCACGGAAGAGGCTATACGTAATGGATTTCAGCAACTGAAGGAGGCTGACCAGTACAACAATCTATATGCTGCCGGCAGCGCCCGCGCCATCGGCGACTGGCTCCTGGGCATGAACGCCACCCGCCTGTTCACCAAAAAATTTGGTATGGGCAAAGCAGTATTGTCTATTGGCAGGGTACAAACCCCCACCCTGGCCATGATAGTGGCCAGACAGAAAGAAATCAATGCCTTTGTGTCGGAAGATTACTGGGAGTTAAAAACCCTGTATCGTGATGTGGAGTTCACAGCTGCCATAGACCGCCTGGGCAGTGTGGAAAAAGCACAGAAAGGGCTGGACTATCTGCAGCAGCATCTGTTTGAAGTCACCTCCTTTGAGAAAAAAGATGGGAAAGAAGGGAATCCCCGCCTCTTTGACCTCACCTCTCTGCAGGTGGCCGCCAATAAGAAGTACGCCTACTCCGCCGATGATACGCTGAAGTATGTGCAGAACCTCTACGAGAAAAAACTGGTCACCTACCCCCGTGTAGATACCACCTACCTCACGGAAGACCTGCATCCCAAAGTGACCGGCATCCTGCAGGACATGACACCATATGCAGCCCTCACCGCCCCGGTATTGGCCAATCCCATCCCTAAACTGAAAACCGTTTTTGACGATAAGAAAGTAACGGATCACCATGCTATCATCCCCACCGGTGTACATCCCGGTGGCCTTGGACTGGATG belongs to Chitinophaga sp. HK235 and includes:
- a CDS encoding efflux RND transporter periplasmic adaptor subunit produces the protein MNIKTGLGIWTIMMVTACHGRLPEETPANTGTPVTVASPVTGTVEDTVVLNATATFLLKTLVKAVANGYLQTANVKLGQHVSSGQVLFSLKTKEAENLGNTINRLDSSFRFTGLIPIRATGNGYITQLAYQAGNYVQDGEQLATISDDRSFVFILNLPYELTPYLQDNRMLQLQLPDGQRLTGHLGEALPSVDSVAQTQHYVVRITTHKLIPENLVAKVILIKSRKTDAVLLPRAALLTNESQTDYWIMKLKDSMTAVKVPVQKGLEAGDRVEVLSPALTSQDRVLVSGNYGLPDTARVIIINH
- a CDS encoding TolC family protein, whose translation is MKKIRTTLLLLLILTQIQAQERNIQYFLEQGMVNSPLLKDYQNQLLSAAIDSMRLRASYGFLVNGNSTSTYAPTIHGYGYDNAISNGAQVSALVSASRLFVGKRNIENQFRAISLQNETTRNTAAITSQELKKNITAQYITAYGDWAQYLFNQDVLKLLQEESSLLIQLTRAGTYKQTDYLTFLVTLQQQELLVKQLQAQYQNNYALLNYLCGLTDTSFHELPDPVLQPENIPGPENTIFFRKFQLDSLQLKNSDAQIDYNYHPRVSLFADGGYNSTLAVDPYKNIGISAGVSLTVPIYDGKQRKMQHDKITLSEHTRRGYQDFFMQRYRQLIQQLTQQLQAAQQLIDQAGARIKYAEGLIQANRKLLMSGDVRIADYIIAINNYLNAKNIITLNTINKYQLINQLNYWNRIN
- a CDS encoding STN domain-containing protein → MLKYLPHQTSLRKTTWIVLLWLPLAAFSHQHSSDQAEKVKVRVNVRNTPLKDVFKLISRQTGLTFFGSNSGSYDMKVSLHAADTELTKLLDDLLSPLNFSWEISGKVIIIRKKSDPPMTPQSMEIISSSPARPAMAE
- a CDS encoding RNA polymerase sigma-70 factor — translated: MMESYTDVQLVTDLKIGSEWAFTQIYNRYYRRLHVEANFLLKDSEEAADVVHDVLIIIWNRRDKLADNLHLKSYLITCIKNKCMDRIRRNAVKDRNVHMYMHLKEMTVNFNPMERKELSLQMANAINALPVGQRTVFEMSYLEDKTQREIVAEKHLSLQTVKNQMSTTLRILRKKLKSSHDL
- a CDS encoding FecR family protein encodes the protein MDYEKIRELTFDELLGTISDEEKALLYNAIEADSQARSIWESIHGDRPRLLADASESFAQHPVEEVLTNLHKRSRILYVRKACSIAAACLLAITGSWYLLRHYTNNGQQPVAALRNNMDSTIRLVTADGKTIDLSADSSGIQVDHTILNNTHQTLSIDARHQTGSGMNTLTVPHGKDYNLLLADGTQVQLNAGTTISFPFSFNGTKREVTVNGEAYFQIAAKAEQPFIVHLPGNTISVLGTAFNINTYDSGSVKVALVEGAVKVASSRQNEVLKPGFEITSSNTGMTTATFDPDKVLSWRTGVYTFENASLQELAPVILRWYGIIVMMDNQRVSSRRFFGIIDRNQPLQAFLHNLEAADGVKSHYDQNGILHFE
- a CDS encoding sugar-binding domain-containing protein yields the protein MLRQISTAFLVIGCTTLSILASGQTSDSWKMKPSPLQTRWAKDVKPSSVLPEYPRPQMVRSGWENLNGLWNYTITSAAEQTPPTTYSNQILVPFPLESALSGVGKTLQPDQRLWYKRTFNKPASKGKDKTILHFGAVDYNTTVFLNGKKIGEHTGGYTGFNIDITEHLKDKNNELVVSVLDPTDQGDNPHGKQVLQPRNILYTGSSGIWQTVWLETVPPVYIADLKMVPQIDQQRLDIQVNTDGNANGYTVEAIASSKGNVIGSIKGKPNTDLQLSVPNPQLWSPNTPFLYDLSVRLLYNNKVVDTVASYFGMRKIEIKKDENGQERIFLNGKYTYNLGVLDQGFWPDGLYAAPTDEALKFDILAVKSMGFNTIRKHVKVEPDRWYYHCDREGILVWQDMVTCPNTTVSSRKNFEKENIATVAQLYNHPSIVCWVLFNEGWARYDQQRLTEAMKQMDPSRLINGHTGENYDRESPKDPNEKWKSSDLTDVHEYPGPGISPSLPGKARVLGEWGGVQVRTPNHQWNAAEGWGYITSTAAGFTRKYELMNKHLKLYEEEGLSGSIYTEPFDVETEENGLVSYDREVVKIPVARLRQIHGILVPPTSDVAAAFIVKDIDTTNPNNNYTALLEEYRKGKKDPAFLQQLAQMAASVNDKSNAVKIANDFIAQLKAPYTNSQLAFISKFTTSSRDKGFQLLLANREQINQALGQRQADRKLMGIIFGEEIQPYVQDAAATPDWNKIEAKTKQYGAPGEEIFLRAKTIHLLNQKDYDNFATTADQYVGKCAAYISANELNTYAWTVFENLSDPTHLNNAANWCQHLLKAGDNPAYIDTYANVLYKAGKKEDAIAYEEKAVQLAPSSDKMNYQDTLDKMKKGEKTWK
- a CDS encoding DUF2064 domain-containing protein; the protein is MIEFNQALIVLARDKETTVANTRLKASVGDFKTREIFHHLLIHTQEIASYTTMDKYVVLEDKSDFGLWEEYIIFPRLAHSPGESMSLAFNLAFATGYQEVVMIGMDCPHLSPELLNEAFAILKRNEVVIGPAQHGGFYLLGMRRFYPELFEFIDSSSSHWLRRLLTAINNLQLRFTFLPTLNIVQELADVPEEWL
- a CDS encoding type IA DNA topoisomerase; the encoded protein is MKVCIAEKPSVARDIAEVIGAKQRRDGYYEGNGYQVTWTFGHFCTLKEPHDYYEQWKFWRLEDLPMIPPSFGIKLIENEGVQKQFKVIEGLVQQCDEVINCGDAGQEGELIQRWVLLKAKCSAPVKRLWISSLTEEAIRNGFQQLKEADQYNNLYAAGSARAIGDWLLGMNATRLFTKKFGMGKAVLSIGRVQTPTLAMIVARQKEINAFVSEDYWELKTLYRDVEFTAAIDRLGSVEKAQKGLDYLQQHLFEVTSFEKKDGKEGNPRLFDLTSLQVAANKKYAYSADDTLKYVQNLYEKKLVTYPRVDTTYLTEDLHPKVTGILQDMTPYAALTAPVLANPIPKLKTVFDDKKVTDHHAIIPTGVHPGGLGLDEKRIYDLIARRFIAAFYPECKISNTTVLGKVGQVPFKVTGKQIIEPGWKEVYANDTSIKKEGEEEEKFIPDFVVGESGPHTPRIHQGKTTPPKAFTEASLLRAMETAGKQVDDEEMRELLKDNGIGRPSTRANIIETLFRRKYIDKRKKNIFATQTGIDLIDTIQTELLKSAELTGQWERKLRLIEKGEYTMDTFKEELITMVVDLTKEVKTASYKTITIAPDAPPPPPEKPKKERKPKAEKKPVDLATMQCPKCKEHALLKGNSAYGCSNFKVCGFKLPFEVNGKKLTDKQIQDLVTKGKAGKLKLTDNFEIS